The segment TATTGATCTTTTGCAATGTGTACTGCTAAAACTAGTTTGATCATCTACTTGTAATGCTTGACTTGGGAAAAAGAACCATTATTTTCATGTCTTTATTGTTCTTAGCAAGAATTAAGGAATATGGACCACAAGCCCACAATCTGAGAGATCTGTGACAGTAATGAAGTCAGACCCCACTTCTCTTTAatgatctttcttttttgtggaaaaagaaaaaagaaaaaaatttgtcaatgaAATCATCCTAGCATCACAGTGACATGGGCCATTGTAAACTTACCTTTCAAAAATcaaaggtcttttttttttttttttgagaaacaaaaatcaaaggtCAGCACCagttaataaaacaaaagagaaaatgaccttcttttttattgaaataGTAGGGGCCCTTTAAATTTCAGaccaagcatatatatatatatatatatatatatatatatatatatatatatgtccttTTAAAACTAATAATCCTAGccaaaaagaattaaatttgTTTAATGGATTACGTAAAggggatataattttttttccctatttcttTAAAGGTTAAACTTCCTCAATGTATGTAAAATCATTctcaaatcttttaattaataataaaatatttacaagTTAAGCTAAAAGACAACAACAATCAAATGTCATTCGAGTAGGTTTACCAAAAGATTTGCTGAttccataaaatttaaaaaaaaaaaaaaaagtttattgattATGTAAAGTACACATGAttcatccccccccccccccccccggcggcCTTTATATTGTTTGTGTTACTATTCATACACATGATTTGTACATAAAgtgcattaattattcaaatgcTAACTCCAAATCAAATgctttattttctataaaaatggatttttaaaactattttactGTAACAACTTGGGTAAAACCTGCGGGGTAGGGGTGGGATAGATTGAGGTAGGGATGGGTTGGAGTATTTTGCCATCTTTAATAAAGTGAagtcagtatatatatatatatatatatatatatatatatatatatataaatatataagagagagagagagagagagagagagagagagagtgtgagtgTATTTTTAGatgttaaatataaaaaaatattataaataagatatgtgtaaaatatatacacatacaagGCTAAGAGGAGCGAGCAAAACCTGTCTCTATTCCGTCCCTTATACAAGACAGAAAAAACTTGCTCAAGACAAAGCAAGGTTGAATGAGTGAGGCAGAAAGGGAAATATTTATAATTTCCACTTATGATATCATTGAATTAAACATAAGAAGACTATATAAATTCATAAGAGAGAACTCATCAATTTGAACCATTTTAGTTATGCTGAATACCATCATTgatataattcttttattaaaaattgtgaTTATAATCTAgattgaacaatatttttttcaatattttacttttccctagtttttattttcattaaaaaaaattgtaaaaagtcAAACTATACTTCTTTTTTGTGGATTACCATTTTGTTAGGTTATGTAGAACATGCATTAATTTGTGTCAAAGtgcttttcatatttttttaaaatatttatttacttcttttttactctttttactTGTCATTATCAatcttcttattttatttatttattttttttaattcaatagttggacGAGGATTCAACGTGAGAAACATCAGGAAATGCTAGttcaactcaaattttttttatttttttgtccactTTTGAAGGGACGCTCTCAGCCCTACTATGAGGAAAGTGGCAACCAGAAgactattttatcattttcttcctCTATACACATTTACATATGCTAATTGCTAACACATTGTAGATTAGGTTCACATGCTCAGCTTTTAATGTACACACTCATTGCAGTGATAAAGCGCCGTGTCCCGTGGGCTAGCTAAGGTCAGAGGTCATAATCAAAACTACCCCTTTAGCTAAACCGTCAGTCAAATACTTTCATAGTTTCATGTCTTTTTCTCTAATCTGCCACATAGATAAACAGTACCTACCTAAGACAATCCCACCAACTTTTCATCCTCTCAAATCATATAAACAACACCCTTCTAGAGCATGGTAAATTGCAATTGTCTATTTTAGGGGTTAAAATGTATTTATCTTTGCTTTTGGCCAACAATATATTGTATATGTAACTTTCCAAGTCTCTCCTAACCGATGCTTTTGAACTCAAAAGGTCAATTAGGAGTTTGAATCTCCTTATATAAAGGTTTAGAATCTTTAGATTGAtctttctttaattaaaaaaaaaaaaaaatgagtgttCAATGTTTTTTGAGCATTGGGTGTGTCTAATCCctctatcacacacacacattagaTAATTATAGGGTGAAATCTTTTTACTCCACAATACTggttaaaagttttaaattcaTTCTCTCGTGAATTTCATGACGTTTGAAAACCACAACCAATCCTTCGAAGTATGATTGAGGCTCTCGTTTAGTTTGAAAGTGAAAACAATTTAACCTAGTGGTCAAAGTAACAGAGAAAAATAGTGAGCAGTGAGAGTCAAAAGGCTCCATCATTAAGGGTGTGAAGAACAATATTTCTATCCCTTAAATACTACTACATAACGTTTTGTTTGTGAGAGGACAAGCTAACAACTGTACTGCAAAAGAAAGGCATCGATGTCCTTCCAAGTAATAAGGGCTTAGTCCATCCATCACATGGGAATCCCATAAAGAAAAGCAATGAGTTAGAGAAAGCAACAAAAGTTAGAAAGAATAATGAAATTGGAAGCACAAGTTTGGGGGGACCAGGATCAATGCATAGAGTGTGGAACCCTCTCTTTAggaccccaaaaaataaaaataaaaatgaataccaatttgaatatatttggtgcttataaatttataattgagCTTAGTGTGACTTTAGTGCTAACTTTAGCCAATTGGGATTCCAGGAGAAAGCTCATCTACCCAATTCTCTTTTGACACTAAATCAGATCCGACAAACTAGAGAAATTTCCTACCAACAAGTTGACAAATTACATCAAATATTTGATCCTCATCCATCATCATGTATAGAGCATGGAATAAAGTATGGGTATATATTTGTACAAAAGTGATTAGTCATATAAACACCAAGAGATGTCCCTTTGTGGAAGTCATTATCAATAAGATGTCTATCCCTACTGATATTAACAAATGCATTGGTAATGGTGGGGCTGAGCGTGTAAATGGTTAAAGATCCAGGTCCTTTAAAAAGTCCATTACCTGACATGAGTGGTACCTAATCTTGCTGTCTTAACCTTGTCTTTAGTTTTGTGTGGCcctctcttttccttctttttcttcctttgttttgataCGTAAGTGAAAAGAATCTTAGTCCACATATTTTTCCAGCATTTATTAGGTTCaattcaacattgttttgagtTGGCAGTTGAGTCAACTTGATAGTCAGATTATCTTGAAACAGTGAAGAGAACATTAAAATGTTCACAGAGACAGAATTGGGTGACAGTTATGTGGTGGTTGGCAATTTTTGTCATTCAGGCTTAAGTTGGCAACCGTTTAAACTTTGACACAACCAGAATAAGGTTAGCCTAGAAGCTAGTAGCCGCAACATACCCATTTGGTGTATGAGGTTCAAAGGCACAAGATGGGATTGGGGTGGATTAATATCATTACTAAAATTTCACAACTGAATTTTGTGTAAGAGAGGTATTGGAtacaaaaaaagataatgaatcCATCACTTGCCAACTCTAGAAAGTTATCACCATCACATTGCATGAAATCACAGATTTGTTTCCATCTTAGAGAGCATAAAGGTCAAGCAAGACCCTTTTCTAGGAACTTAAtagagataggattaaacagAAAGTGAGAGCAATAAGATTATACATAACTGAAAAAGAAACCACAAATAGGAAAACAAGAATAATTAAatctcttttgaaaatttttcgaTAATCACACATCCTAGAAAGTTTCATCAACCTAACCACTGAGACACAATAGACACGTATAATTAAAGTCTGAACAATCTCTAAGtatataataaacaataatCCTAGAGAAATCAAGCCATTTTACACAAGCCAAAAGAAATTGGGAAGGAACAGAGATGGGCTAATGTAGATAAACCTCTTGTGATATCTTAAGTAAGGAGACAAGGATATTACAAACTCAGAATCCGGTATAGGAGAACCGCAGCAACAGGTTTAATCCTCAGCAAAGTGCCTATTGCCTGTCTTCTCCATTGTTGTATCCGTCATGGGGCTTCGTGGACTTGCTGGATTTCCTCCTCAAAACTACAAACCAAGTAATTGCTTCCAACAACAAGGAAATCGCACCCAACACAATGAGCACAATAACATAAGCAGATTTCCATTTCTTTGCAGGCTGCAAAATGTCATAACCCTTGAACAAATTGACGACACCAAGAATAATAATGGTATATCCAATACCATGGTGGTAGATATTCCAATAAAAGCGGTACTTGTGATCTTTCTTTGGTCTTAAGAACAGTGCAAAAATCTGTAAAACCCAAACAAAGAGTTTTCatcagaagaaaaagaaggaaaagaaatgtCACCACAAGTTTCCAAATATATGCTCTCCATTTTACAACCAACAAGatgcataaacaaaaaaataaataaaacaattgtaCACAACAAATTTCCAACCCTAAACGCTTAACCTACACAATGTATTCgatacaataataaaaaaagatcaaaatcaaaatagaaataatttttaattacataTATCTTTCTAACAGAAAACTCCAACATCATTGATAATTCTTTGAGCCCCAACCTAAAAAGTGGATATTGTCCAAGTTCCAATTCAAAATTAACTTTCTCTAatttatcttcaaattttttagcatttcaCATTTTCAACATCCAAAAGCCTCATTAAGTCTCTTTATATTTATATCTCCAATACTCAGAAAAGAGTTTCAGTTTGATACTTATAAGACCCAACAAGTGACAGAATCAGCTAATTACAAGATAGCAAAAGATACATAAAAAAGACAGCCTGATTCCTAAAAACAACACTAAGTTTGCAAAAAAACATTACCTGCACAGTGGCGAAACAAAACAATGCAATTCCGATGTTACGATGATCCGTGTATATGATTCCTTGTGACTGACCTCCAAGCTTAAGACCAGTTGCCCAGCCAGCCACCCCAATGGCATAAGCAGATACTTGACAAAAAGCATGAAGATAGAACCATGCCGGATCCGCAGACTCAAAAGTCCTCAAGTACCTTGCAATGATAGCTCCAACAGGAAACAGAATGCCCCAACTCACAACATTCAGTATTCCATGAATCTGACAcccaaaaagacaaaataacatTCAACAATTTGTTGTACCGTATCACAAATATGCCTCCATTTTCCTTTACTTTCACATGGAAACAACaaacagaataaaaaaaattagaaactaaacAAGCAAACAATCAAATGGTACGCCAAGCTTTATATTAAATCCAGTTCCAGTCAAGAATTATAAACAAACAAgaagttttgaatttttcagGGCTTTAATCAATCCAAGACTAATCAATTAAATTTTCTACATCCATCCGCTGCAAATTAAAGAAAGGTTAAAAGTCAATTTAGTCAATTATTAAATCAGTGTTTCAGGTTTTATTTGGGTCAATTTAATCCTCATCAAAACTAGTCAATCTGGTCCTTCCGTccaatttgttaataaaaaaaattgttcaaacattcttttttcactaaaaaataactgaaaaaaaaaaaataaaagggattaAACTTAAACAACTTCATTTTCTAACAGATTTGGATGGAataacaagattgattcattttGATAAAGTGAGGAACTAAATTCACAAAAATTAAGCCAAGAGCCTTGTGGGTCAACTTGGCATCTCCTCGTTCAAATCCCCCacccccaactattgaattatagaagaaaaaaaaaatcacaaaaattagATCTTATGAACTAATCATGTGAAGAAATGGAATTTTACCATAAAAGATAAtttctttccttaaaaaacCCATTATCTTTTACACATCTTtcctaaggaaaaaaaaaaaaaaaaaagaaggaaaaaatttcaacttttagacACCCAAAACCTTATCCCACAAACTACACCCAAATATTCCAACTTTTAAACAAACCCAGATGAATCACACAATTCCCAAACGCAGCCacaaacaaatttcaaatttctgacaaaaaataaaaggaaagagaaaccaatcaaaatgataaaaccataataagaaacaaaatcaaacaggTAATAAGAAAACTGACATTTTTATTCTTGGTCCTTGAACCCAGTCCACCAGAGGTAGAGGAAGTCTGGCCAGCAGTCAAATTGAGAGTGGACAAAGAAGCCTTATTGGCTGCACTCATCGCATGTATATCTGGTACACCATTTGTAACAGATGGCCCCACCTGCCAAACCTGGTTAACAATGTCAGAGTTACCAGGGAGCTTCAACTTAGCAAAAAGCGTAATAGTTCCTCCTGATTCCTCAGCACTTAGGTCCCAAACCTCAAAGGAAATCTTGGACTCAGCGATAGAAGCAAAAGAGGTTATGTTATAGGTTTTAACAGTCATAGCACCACTGGATTTGAAGGCTATGAGGGCCTGAGCACCAAGCATGCCAGTCGCAGTTGGGTTTATGGCCCAAGCGACCCAACCATTGGTGCCTGCAGGCTGAGCCATGAAAGCTATGGAGAGAGATGAATTGGCTGCGTTGAGAGTCCAATGGAGATAAGAGGAGAGGTGAGGGAGGTCTAGACATTTGGAATAGAGAGCGTTGTTGGTGAAGGTTTGGGAGGTACAGGTTTGGGCATGAGATGGTGAGATTAGGAGGAGAGAACAGAAGCTGAGAAGAAGAATCACAGAGGATTGATGAGAATCCATTGATAGGGTTTGTGAGaacagacagagagagagaaagagaaaaactaaCGGCCACGTTTGGTGAAAGAAATAAGGCTGAGGCTGTGCCCGTGTGTGTGGCcgtgtctctgtctctgtctctgtgaGACGTTTGTGTCTGAATGTGGGCAAGGGGATATGGGGGTATAATATATGGATGGTGAAAATTATATGGTACACTTCCAAGTATAGCCATATCCCAAATAGGAATTTACAATATAGATTGTAGTAGGAATTTAAGCCAAGTAAGTTTAGGAATATACCCAATTTTATATACTTAATTACTACATCAAGTTGCATCTGAACTGGCATCTTTCCGTGTACAAAGTGTCCAagagtttaaagaaaaaaagtttgaacGAAAGAATTAGCATCATATTgcaattatttctaaaaaaaaaaaaaaggtgaggtGGATTACTTGACCTATGTGAAATTAGATTAATGATATTTACTATGATTAGTGAAGAAGAAGTAATATTCACTactcatattttttatatttatttctctAATTGAGAGATTTATTAATTGCGATCTTAATTTATATAGATACAATAGTTAAGTTAGAtgtactataaattttactatgtAAATAAGTCTTACAAACGTATGTGTCAGTAATCacaaaaataactcaaataTTCATCTATTAGTGTCTTGTTGAAGTGCCAGTTTTTGGTAGCTTTAGTATTTTGCTAGATACAAATGGTCTCTTAGGAGCAAGAAATTTTCACAAATTATTCTATGAGTACAATGAAGTAGTACGTCCTCATCTTACATGATAGTGAGTTCtactaattaaaaataaagacaatttagaaggggaaaaaaatcaacttGTTAAAGTAATCAATTgtgaatgatgaaaaaaaatagtaaattcatGTAAAATTAATTGTCCATCAATCATAATCACCCACACAACAAATTGTGCACAAAATTATAACAAGGATTATATTAATAagactttttgttttctctaataAGATATATCGTTGAGACTTATTGTTAAATCTATGGTGAAGCTTAGCAAAAGAAATCTACGGTGAAGTTTGTTGCAAAGAAAAGGGGTGGCATCGTTCTCCTTCAAGAGTACACATAGGTAGATGTGATATGGGAAAAATGTATTTAGCATTAAATGATACCATGTCAGAGGTATTAAGATTTAATAAGTATAAAACATCTCTGCAAAAACAACAACTTACtaacaaatgaaaaatatgtGTTAGTGGgtaatttttttgcacataTGTCTttcatttattagattttgatacGGATAACATAAtatcatttgatacaaaatatttttccataaCATAGAACAGAAAGGTAGAGAAACGAAAATTGTTTGGCAAAAagcaattattttattttattttattttagtctaaatttaacaaaactaaattttttttaaagctaatttttatattttagtcaCATCTTTAAATAGaagcaacaaaaaattatatttttcatctcATATTTAGCAGAAAGCAATGTCCATTTGGCAACAAGCTTTAAATATTTTGTcttaattctatttttaaatttaacaaaattattttttttctgaaaataaactaacaaaattagattttgataCTTCATTAAGAAAATAAACGGTGtccatttgaaaaaaaagcttttgcttttttgtcatacttattttttagaatttaacagaattaacttttttgaaaataaactaactcttttttcctttttgttaccaaaaattatatttttcatcataTATTTGGCAAATAAGTTATGTccatttggcaaaaaaaaaaaaatttgcatttttgtcataattcttctttactttttattatacaagatagaaattcaaCTTTAACCTAATCTAATTGTAGATATGTATAAAATTCCATTCTAGAAATTTGAACTCCGACCAaaattagcttctttttttcctttcccttttgtttctaaaaattatatttgacatTTTATATTTAGCCAATAAACCACGGAAAACTTAACAGACAGCAGAAGTTTATTATAGTAATTGCAATAAGTGTGGGATTTGTAGGTGGGTTATAAGTGGAAATAGCACATATTATAGGTTGGCAGTTGGGCAGGTAGAGTGGGTGTGGTCTCTAGTACACTTCGGTTCACGAGTCTTTTATGAATGTGTTGCAATGATAATTATGTGGCAATCTCATTTTTGTTGGGATTTTGCTCTCTTCAAATGTTGTTggactttgtttttgttgggctaAACAGTTTTGAGTCATCCTACACTGATTTTGTcttttcattcataaaaaaataaaaaataaatatatttagttaTAGAATTACTAGCCTTATTACACACGTGTgtgatgaaacttttttttattagtgtataatttttcttttttaaatttttttttgataagtttgttttgaaaacatagaTTAGTAAAAGAGTATCTTATTTTATAGATATTTTAAATGGAgtttgagatatatttttatcgAGTTATTCTCAAGTTTTCTCACTTTTAAACTTAAGGTTTATGGGTATttctaaatcacataaaaatatagTCCATAGAGGAGAAtccttttataaatattatagataTTTCATTTTGtggaaattataaaattataaaataattaaaatctgTGTTTTAACTCCTGAGTcaatctttcttaaaaaaaaaaaaaatccggagTCAATCATGTGAATATTTCAAGAGggaaatatttttaattcccatttaaattttattcctaaaaaataacctatttaattcatattttttttaaaaaagaagatattatAACTTAATAGCTCCAAACAAATTCATCTAGTGATGTTACAAACAcaacataacaaatttcacaattactGAGTTGACAGATTATTGTTGATTTCCATATAAAAAATCTGATGTGAGTTGTTGTTGGCAGATTATTATTGGTTATGTCTACATAAAGAGATACCCTATTTATCACAACTTTATACATCATATTTTGTTGGGCTCCCTACTTGCTTCCTAAGGCGAAGATAGGAAATGTCAAGACATTCTCCAaactcttattttattatttttgtgtctTGGTagttaaaataaagaaaaattggtatttcgaaaagaaagaaaaataacaaaatataaacaaaaaataatattttaataaaaaaaaagaatagaaaatttgatgtaaatattttaaaaaatgattaattaaacTACGAGAAGTAGATCCCTACTTTTCAATTTTGGAAGACCAACGTGAATACTTATCAAGATTTACaaaaataagagatttaagGAAGACTTTTATAAgatatttttaatatagaaaCTAAgatctttttttgtacttattctAAATTTCATACAAGTTCAATTCATATTAAGGGGGCAAAACTCCTAAAAATTCTGATTTGATAGATAATATACACAAATAGAATACAGAATTCAGGTGATAACTCAATGATACCGACATTCTTATGATCTTCTAGGTATATGATAAGcagataagaaaatattttttaacttggaTCCTTTAGAGTCAAGATTCATGACCGTATGACGCGGCAAAAAATTAGGAGGCAAGATTCATGACAGTGTGGTCGAAATCTTTTGATTTAGTTTCTTTTAGTCTTTTTCTGCTTCACTGTTGAAAGAAAcgaaataaattaaagaaattgtCAAATCACtatttttaagggttttttttttttttttttttcttaattatagaTTGAGAAAGAATAGCTACAAAAGTGGTGACATGTGAGGTTAAAGATTAGCAACTACCTAGGAACATTATGAAATTATGGGTCTCACTTATGAGAAAATGCCATTCATTTTCAAGATCAGAATGCAACGGCGGAACATTTGAAAATAGGCCTCATTATTATcaaaaagtataaataaataaaatggtgTTAGGCACCAAAAAATTTCACCCAATTTTCGACTCCCCTCCCACAAGCTTTCACAACACTTGGTGTTCCtttgggatctgcttattttgttgaaactaaaatttttttgttgaaagtacagtagataaaggtaaaagttagctgaaatagtacagtaagatCCATAAGTAGAATTAAAAAGTACAATGAGAccaataaatagtaataaaaataaattaaatagtaaaataagttggcaaaaataatttttgccaaaaacaAACTTGGTTTCAATACAATACAAATGTAAGAGGGGAAGCAAAAATTGTATGGAACTTTTGGTTACCTCCAATAGTTTCCTTGAAAACAACATACAAAACTTTATATTAGCGATTATTAAAAAGATTTGAGATTCTTTCAGGTCAACATATATAGTTTTCGGATTTTGCATTGCACATGAACtttcgggaaaaaaaaaatattaattaaagttacgaaagaaaacaatcatatataattttttttaaataataattttatgctATTAGAATGTATTAAAAATATCTTGATAAATTCGTAACACAtcaaatatgatataatataatattatcataaatttttagatcatgatttatttatttattttatagatatgATAGAATGTCAACCTATGGTGTCCATTTATGATTATTACTCCTTATTATCAgatcaaaatatcaattaatttttggtataggtGAAATTCAAACCCTAAATCTTTTATTCGATAACAAAAGAATATACCAATTGACTATTTAGACCCATAGTTTTGTAAAATActatgt is part of the Quercus robur chromosome 9, dhQueRobu3.1, whole genome shotgun sequence genome and harbors:
- the LOC126698936 gene encoding cytochrome b561 and DOMON domain-containing protein At3g25290-like, yielding MDSHQSSVILLLSFCSLLLISPSHAQTCTSQTFTNNALYSKCLDLPHLSSYLHWTLNAANSSLSIAFMAQPAGTNGWVAWAINPTATGMLGAQALIAFKSSGAMTVKTYNITSFASIAESKISFEVWDLSAEESGGTITLFAKLKLPGNSDIVNQVWQVGPSVTNGVPDIHAMSAANKASLSTLNLTAGQTSSTSGGLGSRTKNKNIHGILNVVSWGILFPVGAIIARYLRTFESADPAWFYLHAFCQVSAYAIGVAGWATGLKLGGQSQGIIYTDHRNIGIALFCFATVQIFALFLRPKKDHKYRFYWNIYHHGIGYTIIILGVVNLFKGYDILQPAKKWKSAYVIVLIVLGAISLLLEAITWFVVLRRKSSKSTKPHDGYNNGEDRQ